Part of the Catharus ustulatus isolate bCatUst1 chromosome 18, bCatUst1.pri.v2, whole genome shotgun sequence genome is shown below.
ATGGCCGGCCTCAACAAGTGGATCTTCGCGGCGCACGGGTTCCGCTACCCGCTGCTGCTCTCGGCGCTGCACATGCTGTCCGGCGTGGCCGTGGGCTACCCGCTGGGCTGGGCACGGCCCCCgggcccccggccccgcgccaGGATCTACCTGCTCAGCCTCACCTTCTGCACCAGCGTGGCCCTGGGCAACCTGGGCCTGAGCTACGTGCAGCTGGACGTGGCCCAGGCCGTGGCCACCACCACGCCGCTGGTGAcgctggtgctgggggtgctgtggggccGGCGGCCGCACCCGCTGCAGTTCTGGGCCATGGGGCCGGTGTGTGCCGGGGCCGCCTGCAGCATCGCCGGCGGGCTCTGCTTCTCCCAGCCCGGCTGCGGCTTCCTCCTGGCCGCCACCGTGCTCCGCGCCCTCAAGTCCATCCAGCAGAGTAAGTGCCGCCTGTCTCTGTCCTGCATGTCTGCCTGCCCCTGGCACGGCCCCTGGGACATGGGAGTGCTGGTGTCACCTCGGTGCCACCGCCGGTGCTGGGGGTTCTCCCTGCTCGCCCTGCCACCCACTGTGcaccctggtgtcaccccagccccagtgccaccccaccCTATCACTGGTATCACCCCAGTGCCACTTGTGCTGGTGACGCTGCCTAGCCACAGTGTCACCCCAAACACGGTGGCACTCACTCGGGCTCCCAGTttcatcccagccctggtgccaccCTCGTATcactgcagccccagtgccaccccttgACTACTCTGTTTTCTGTTGCCGCCCCAGAGCCACCCTTGCCCCTCTCAGGGCTGTGTCGTACTCGTGGCCTTGAGGTGTCGTGACTTTGGTTTGTCAGTGATGACACCATTAGTGTCCCTGCGCTGTCCTTGGACCATGGGGGGTAGAAGTGCCCCGGCTCGGCACAGGGTCACCCAgcctttcccatccctgtgggcTGCTGGACTCCTACGAGTCCCCCCTTCCCGAGGACTCTAGTAGCCGTGGTGCCACCTGGGCCGTGGTGTCCTTGGCAAGTGGCAGCAAGGAGCCAGCTGGAATGTTTTTGGCTGGGAAGAGAGCATTTCCTCTGGAGCCTGtggggcaccctggggacaggctcTGGCATGGggccctgtgcccaccccaaGGTCTCCATGGCTGTACTGGGGTGCTGAGACCCCGCCAAGGGACACCACTGGTCATTGTGCCACTGCCCTATCATCTTGCAACCCCCAGTGGGACATGGACAGTGGCCCTGAGGAGAATAGGGTAGACAGGCGTGTCTGtgtggcagccagccctgctgtgcctgctgtccccactgtcctcaGATGACCTGGAgggggggacagctgggagggCTGCCCTATCCAACTCCCCTTGTGGCACTCTGACCCCAAACACAGGCACCCTTGAAAGCAGACACCCTCTGAATCAGGGCATCCCCAAAGTGGGACACCCCGTGAACCAGGGCACCCCTAAACCAAGGAATCTCAGAAATGAAGgattcctgaattcctgaacaGACGCGTCCAAACCAGGGAACCTCTAAACTGGGACTCCCTGAGACCAGGGCACCCCAGCCCATGGAAGGAACTGCCCCCCCTCATTTCCCCCTTCCCAGTGACGTTTGGCATTTCTTTACTGCTTGGTCTCGTGTTGGTGGGTGTCtcctgtgggtgctgggtgtTCCTGCGGCAGGTGGGTGTTCCCGTGGGATGCCCACTGACTGtctcctgtccccccaggtgtgctgctaCAGGAGGATGGTCTGGACGCGCTGTCCCTGCTCGGCCTGACGTCCCTGCCCAGCTTCGTGCTGCTGTTTGGGGCAGCCGTGGCGCTGGAGTTGGGCCCCTCGTGGCAGGGCGTCCTTCGCCCCGACGCCGCGCTCTGGGGCTGCGTCCTGCTCAGCTGCCTGGGCTCCGTGCTCTACAACCTGGCCACCTCCTGCCTCCTATCCCTCACCTCGGCCCTCACGTTGCACCTCCTGGGCAGCCTCACCGTGGTGGGCAACCTGCTGCTGTCACGACTGCTGTTTGGCACACGGCTGGGCGCGCTGGGCTACGCTGGCGTGGCGCTGACGCTGGCGGGGATGGTGCTGTACCACCAGCCCCGGCTCCTGGCCGCCTGCTGGGGCCTGCGTGGGCTGCGGCGGCACCCACGCCACGAGTAGGGACCCGTGGAGGGGGTTGGGgccaggagggctctggggcagtgctgtgccagtgTGTGTGAGTCTGCACATGCTGTGCCTGTGactctgtgtatgtgtgtcaGTGTGCACggctctgtgtgcacacaggagCACACACGTGTCAGTGTGCATGGATCTGTGTGCATACACAGGAGCACACACATGTCAGTGTGCAtggctctgtgtgcacacaggagCACACACATGTCAGTGTGcatggctctgtgtgcccaCACAGGAGCACACACGTGTCAGTGTGcatggctctgtgtgcccaCACAGGAGCACACACGTGTCAGTGTGCAtggctctgtgtgcacacacaggagcACACATGTGTCAGTGTGCACggctctgtgtgcacacaggagCACACAAGTGTCTGTGCACggctctgtgtgcacacaggagCACACACGTGTCAGTGTGCACggctctgtgtgcacacacaggagcACACACGTGTCAGTGTGCACggctctgtgtgcacacacaggagcACACACGTGTCAGTGTGCATTGCTGCATGCTGTGTGGTTTCTGGTGTGCCCAGATGTGAGTGTACACATCCTGCTTTGcacagtgtctgtgtgtgctggtgtgcaCAGCACTGTGCATGTGCTGATGTGCACAGGTGTATGCACGTGTGTTGAATTGCACAGTCAGGTGTGAGTGGgtctgtgcacagctctgtgcttgtGGGTATGCACAGGCTCTGCAAATGTGGGCATGGCTCTGTGTGAGACATGCGTGTGTTGATGTGTTTGACACTGCACACATTGGTGTGCACGGCTCTGTATGCACAGGCTCTACGTGCTTGTGGGCATGTGTGCATTGGTACAGACTGTACATAGGTGAGTGTGTGGCACAtgtgtgcacagctctgtgtgtgtgctggtgtgtgctgtTGACAGGTACTGCTGTAACTGGGTCTCTGTGCAGGTGAGCAGGTACCTGCGTGTGTGCACTGGCTGTGCACATGGCACACCCAGGGACCTGGTTCTGGATACACAGCTCTGGAtacacagctctgtgcatccGGCTGCTGTCCCACCTGGGAAAACAgatgtctgtctgtgtgtgtgtgcgtgtgtgtgtgtgtatgcgtgtgtctgtgtgcgcgt
Proteins encoded:
- the SLC35E4 gene encoding solute carrier family 35 member E4 → MCPRSRRGDEAAMSTAGGGGLRPWKPDPGQAGGGRPGPGPGLPLTLSVLAWLGTGTTMAGLNKWIFAAHGFRYPLLLSALHMLSGVAVGYPLGWARPPGPRPRARIYLLSLTFCTSVALGNLGLSYVQLDVAQAVATTTPLVTLVLGVLWGRRPHPLQFWAMGPVCAGAACSIAGGLCFSQPGCGFLLAATVLRALKSIQQSVLLQEDGLDALSLLGLTSLPSFVLLFGAAVALELGPSWQGVLRPDAALWGCVLLSCLGSVLYNLATSCLLSLTSALTLHLLGSLTVVGNLLLSRLLFGTRLGALGYAGVALTLAGMVLYHQPRLLAACWGLRGLRRHPRHE